In Miniphocaeibacter halophilus, the following proteins share a genomic window:
- a CDS encoding purine-nucleoside phosphorylase, translated as MTKQYARLEQTYNSIKEKIPFEPKIALILGSGLGDFADTIEIKAAIDYKDIEGFPTSTVLGHKGRFVFGYINNIPLVIMQGRVHYYEGYTMEEVVLPIRLMKKMGADILFLTNATGGVNENFQVGDFMIIKDQIGSFVPSPLIGENIEELGTRFPDMSEIYSKDLIEKIEEAAFENNIKVQKGVYLQLTGPNFESPAEIKMCNILGADAVGMSTACEAIAAKHMEMKICGISCITNMAAGISKTPLTHEDVAETADKVAPLFKKLVTDSIIKIGSEI; from the coding sequence ATGACAAAACAATATGCAAGGTTGGAACAAACATATAATAGCATTAAGGAAAAAATTCCCTTTGAGCCTAAAATAGCTTTAATATTAGGTTCAGGATTAGGCGATTTTGCAGATACAATAGAAATCAAAGCCGCTATTGACTATAAGGATATTGAAGGATTTCCTACTTCAACGGTACTAGGTCATAAAGGTAGATTTGTTTTTGGGTATATAAATAATATACCCTTGGTTATTATGCAAGGTCGAGTTCATTATTATGAAGGATATACAATGGAAGAAGTTGTATTGCCAATTAGATTAATGAAGAAAATGGGAGCAGATATATTATTTTTAACAAATGCTACTGGTGGAGTAAATGAAAATTTCCAAGTAGGAGATTTTATGATAATTAAAGATCAAATAGGCTCTTTTGTTCCATCTCCCTTAATAGGAGAAAATATAGAGGAGTTAGGAACAAGATTTCCTGATATGTCTGAGATTTATAGTAAAGACTTAATTGAGAAAATAGAAGAAGCAGCTTTTGAAAATAATATTAAGGTTCAAAAAGGTGTATATCTTCAATTAACAGGACCTAATTTTGAAAGTCCTGCAGAAATTAAAATGTGTAATATTTTAGGAGCTGATGCAGTTGGAATGAGTACTGCATGTGAGGCTATAGCTGCTAAACATATGGAAATGAAAATTTGTGGTATTTCATGTATTACAAATATGGCAGCAGGAATATCGAAAACGCCTTTAACCCATGAAGATGTGGCTGAAACAGCTGATAAGGTGGCTCCACTTTTTAAAAAACTAGTTACAGATTCTATTATTAAGATTGGAAGTGAAATATAG
- a CDS encoding BMP family lipoprotein, with the protein MKKKNLILIAMLLVASMLLVACGGGKDNSETGTDVAGGKVEDKGDALNIAIVSSPSGVDDGSFNQDNYEGILAFIENHPDAKVTPIQEPTGDPAAGVKQVSDIVADYDVIVACGYQFAGIGAVAEENPDTKFILVDSYPTNASGEEVELENVYAMQFAEQESGFYAGVAAALETKTGKIAVVNGIAFPSNVNYQFGFEAGVNYAVKHLDAKAEIIELPSYAGEDVNKNNVGGNYIGDFNDEATGKVVGNALIDQDVDIMFVAAGNSGNGVFTAAKEADDIKVIGCDVDQFDDGKSGDKNIVITSGLKIMGMNVEKQLENMAAGKFKGENALLKADTDSTGYVKEEGRHQLSEKTLEELEKVYTAVKEGKIVPPSNFSETTPEDFEGLE; encoded by the coding sequence ATGAAGAAAAAAAATTTAATTTTAATTGCTATGTTACTTGTAGCTTCAATGTTACTTGTAGCTTGTGGCGGTGGAAAAGATAATTCGGAAACTGGTACTGACGTAGCAGGTGGTAAAGTTGAAGATAAGGGTGATGCTTTAAATATAGCTATAGTTTCCAGTCCATCCGGTGTAGACGATGGTTCCTTTAACCAAGATAACTATGAGGGAATTTTAGCCTTTATCGAAAATCATCCTGATGCAAAAGTTACTCCAATACAAGAACCAACAGGAGACCCAGCGGCAGGAGTTAAACAAGTTTCAGATATTGTAGCTGATTATGATGTTATTGTAGCTTGTGGTTACCAATTTGCAGGAATTGGAGCAGTTGCAGAAGAAAACCCTGATACTAAATTTATTTTAGTAGATTCTTATCCTACAAATGCAAGTGGTGAAGAAGTAGAATTAGAAAATGTTTATGCTATGCAATTTGCTGAACAAGAAAGTGGATTTTATGCAGGAGTAGCAGCAGCATTAGAAACTAAAACCGGAAAAATAGCAGTAGTAAACGGTATTGCATTTCCATCAAATGTAAACTATCAATTTGGATTTGAAGCCGGTGTAAACTACGCAGTAAAACATTTAGATGCAAAAGCAGAAATAATTGAACTACCTTCCTATGCGGGAGAAGATGTTAATAAAAATAATGTTGGAGGTAACTACATAGGAGACTTCAACGATGAAGCTACAGGAAAAGTAGTAGGAAATGCATTAATTGACCAAGATGTAGATATAATGTTTGTAGCAGCAGGTAACTCTGGTAATGGAGTATTTACAGCAGCTAAAGAAGCCGATGATATAAAAGTAATTGGTTGTGATGTTGACCAATTTGATGATGGTAAAAGTGGCGACAAAAACATAGTTATTACATCTGGACTAAAAATAATGGGAATGAATGTTGAAAAACAATTAGAAAATATGGCTGCAGGTAAGTTTAAAGGTGAAAATGCATTATTGAAAGCAGACACTGACTCAACTGGCTATGTAAAAGAAGAAGGAAGACATCAACTGTCAGAAAAAACATTAGAAGAATTAGAAAAAGTATATACTGCAGTTAAAGAAGGAAAGATTGTACCACCTTCAAACTTTAGTGAAACTACACCTGAGGATTTTGAAGGACTTGAGTAA
- a CDS encoding ABC transporter ATP-binding protein, with protein MSEYIVEMKNITKKFPGIIANDNVTIQVKKGEIFAILGENGAGKSTLMSMLFGMYEPDSGEIYINGKKEEIKSPNHATDLNIGMVHQHFKLVSNYTVAENIVMGIEPKKRALGFLPYVDMKTANEKVRKISTEYGLEVDPKKKIEDLNVSIQQRVEILKMLYRESEILIFDEPTAVLTPQEIEYLLKIIVNLKNSGKTILLITHKLEEIKKVADRCAILRRGKLVDVVNTKDVSTKDMSNLMVGRDIETTLEKKEASFKNIVLEVKNLNVENNEKIKVVKDISFNVHGGEIMAIAGVSGNGQIELADAIAGMLEVKSGTVKLNNKDITNWSIRERNVEGIAYIPEDRQNVGLIMNFNLNYNLSSKNYYKKEFSKNGVLNYQKFKEYGKQLIEKYDIRSSQGGNTIVRSMSGGNQQKVIIGREIEQDTPLLIFVQPTRGLDVGAVSNIHKYIIEERDKGKAVLLISLELEEVMNLADTIGVIYNGELLKVEDANKMTSTEVGAYMMGVKKN; from the coding sequence ATGTCAGAATATATTGTTGAAATGAAAAATATAACAAAAAAATTTCCGGGTATTATTGCAAATGACAATGTTACTATTCAAGTAAAAAAGGGAGAAATATTCGCTATACTTGGTGAAAATGGAGCTGGAAAATCAACCTTAATGAGTATGTTATTCGGTATGTATGAGCCAGATAGTGGAGAAATTTACATAAATGGGAAAAAAGAGGAAATAAAATCTCCAAATCATGCAACGGATTTAAACATAGGCATGGTACACCAACACTTTAAATTAGTATCAAATTATACAGTAGCGGAAAATATTGTTATGGGTATTGAGCCTAAAAAAAGAGCTTTAGGATTCTTACCTTATGTAGATATGAAAACTGCAAATGAAAAAGTTAGAAAGATTTCTACAGAATATGGCTTAGAGGTAGACCCTAAGAAAAAAATAGAGGATTTAAATGTTTCTATTCAGCAAAGAGTGGAAATATTAAAAATGCTTTATAGGGAATCTGAAATATTGATTTTTGATGAACCAACAGCAGTACTAACACCACAGGAAATAGAATATTTATTGAAGATTATAGTGAATCTTAAAAATAGTGGAAAGACAATACTTTTAATTACCCACAAACTAGAAGAAATAAAAAAAGTAGCAGATAGGTGCGCTATATTAAGACGGGGAAAATTAGTAGATGTAGTAAATACAAAAGATGTTTCTACAAAAGACATGTCAAATTTAATGGTTGGAAGGGATATAGAAACAACTTTAGAAAAGAAAGAAGCCAGTTTTAAAAATATAGTTTTAGAAGTTAAAAATTTAAATGTTGAAAATAATGAAAAAATTAAAGTTGTAAAAGATATTTCCTTTAATGTTCATGGTGGAGAAATTATGGCAATAGCAGGAGTTTCAGGAAATGGTCAAATAGAACTGGCAGATGCTATAGCAGGAATGTTAGAAGTTAAATCAGGGACAGTTAAGCTTAACAACAAAGACATTACCAACTGGTCCATAAGAGAGCGAAATGTAGAAGGAATTGCCTATATACCTGAAGATAGACAAAATGTTGGCCTAATTATGAATTTTAATTTAAATTACAATCTATCTTCAAAAAATTATTATAAAAAAGAGTTTTCTAAAAATGGAGTATTAAATTATCAAAAATTTAAAGAATATGGAAAACAATTAATAGAGAAATATGATATTAGAAGTAGTCAAGGCGGAAATACAATAGTACGTTCAATGAGTGGAGGAAACCAACAAAAAGTAATTATTGGTAGAGAAATTGAACAGGATACTCCATTGTTAATTTTCGTTCAACCAACAAGAGGATTAGATGTTGGTGCAGTATCTAATATTCATAAATACATTATAGAAGAAAGAGATAAAGGGAAGGCTGTTTTATTAATTTCCTTAGAACTAGAAGAAGTTATGAACTTAGCAGACACTATTGGAGTTATATATAATGGTGAGCTACTAAAGGTAGAAGATGCTAACAAAATGACTAGTACAGAAGTAGGGGCTTATATGATGGGAGTGAAGAAAAATTGA
- the mtnA gene encoding S-methyl-5-thioribose-1-phosphate isomerase: MKPTNVNLNENKSAVVILDQTKIPNEEIYLELKTAKEMYDAIFELKVRGAPAIGICAAYSIYILAKNINADDYNEFLSVFKENKEYLNSSRPTAVNLSWALERMEKVVISNKGKSIDDIVDLLEREAIEIQEEDIEMCRKISELGLSLLEKEDGILTHCNAGPMATSLYGTALGPILLGQEKGYNFRVFADETRPLLQGARLTSYELDKADVDVTLICDNMASIVMKNGWINACLVGCDRIAANGDVANKIGTSGVAILAKYYNIPFYVLGPTSTLDMGCKTGNDIKIELRDGNEIKEKFYKKPMAPKRVNTYNPAFDVTDNSLITAIITEKGICRPPFKESLLKISKK, from the coding sequence ATGAAACCAACGAATGTAAATTTAAATGAAAATAAGTCAGCAGTAGTAATATTAGATCAAACAAAAATACCAAATGAAGAAATATACTTAGAATTGAAAACAGCTAAGGAAATGTACGATGCTATATTTGAGTTAAAGGTAAGGGGAGCACCAGCTATAGGAATTTGTGCTGCCTACTCAATTTATATTTTAGCTAAAAATATAAATGCAGATGATTATAATGAATTCTTAAGTGTTTTTAAAGAAAATAAGGAATATTTAAACTCATCAAGACCTACGGCAGTAAATCTTTCATGGGCCTTGGAAAGAATGGAAAAAGTTGTAATTTCAAACAAGGGAAAAAGCATTGACGACATTGTAGACTTACTTGAAAGAGAAGCAATTGAAATACAAGAAGAAGATATAGAAATGTGTAGGAAAATATCGGAATTAGGATTGTCACTATTGGAAAAAGAAGATGGTATTTTAACCCACTGTAATGCAGGACCAATGGCTACATCCCTATATGGAACTGCACTAGGTCCAATTTTACTTGGTCAGGAGAAAGGTTATAATTTTAGAGTTTTTGCTGATGAAACAAGACCTTTATTACAGGGAGCAAGACTAACTTCCTATGAGCTGGATAAAGCAGATGTAGATGTAACACTAATTTGCGATAATATGGCAAGTATTGTTATGAAAAATGGTTGGATTAATGCTTGTCTTGTAGGATGTGACAGAATAGCTGCCAATGGTGATGTAGCAAATAAAATTGGCACAAGTGGCGTTGCCATTCTAGCAAAATATTATAATATTCCATTTTATGTACTTGGACCTACATCAACCTTGGATATGGGATGTAAAACAGGTAATGATATTAAAATAGAGTTAAGAGATGGTAATGAAATAAAGGAAAAATTTTATAAAAAGCCTATGGCACCAAAAAGGGTTAATACATATAATCCTGCCTTTGATGTTACAGACAACAGTTTAATTACAGCCATAATTACTGAGAAAGGTATATGTAGACCACCTTTTAAAGAGAGTCTACTTAAGATATCAAAAAAATAG
- a CDS encoding MDR/zinc-dependent alcohol dehydrogenase-like family protein — MKALYYNGEKLSYVEDYSKPTRKENESLIKIELAGICNTDKEIMKGYRPDFKGILGHEFVGVVEDSKDKSLIGKRVVADINRGCGNCIYCTSNREKHCLTREVIGIDNHDGVFAEYLTWDTRLLHRIPDNLASEKALFTEPLAAAIEILDQVHIKPSTKVAVIGDGRLSFMISQVVALTGADLTIIGKHSDKLENFKAFAKTTTSTDDSYEIVIEATGSPSGFDTAKKITRKQGVIVVKSTYANNINIDLSYFVVNEITIKGSRCGPFKPALSLLEKGYVNFPNIKFFKLEEFEEAFKSKEFKIGFRIK; from the coding sequence TTGAAAGCCCTATATTATAATGGTGAAAAATTATCCTATGTGGAAGACTACAGTAAGCCAACAAGGAAAGAAAATGAATCGTTAATAAAAATTGAACTAGCAGGAATTTGTAACACCGACAAAGAAATAATGAAGGGATATAGGCCAGACTTTAAAGGAATATTAGGACATGAATTTGTAGGGGTAGTAGAAGATTCAAAGGATAAATCCCTAATCGGCAAAAGAGTAGTTGCAGATATAAATAGAGGTTGTGGTAATTGTATTTATTGTACTAGCAATAGGGAAAAACATTGTCTAACTAGGGAAGTTATAGGCATCGATAACCATGATGGCGTTTTTGCAGAATATTTAACTTGGGATACAAGGTTATTGCATAGAATTCCGGATAATTTAGCAAGCGAGAAAGCGTTATTTACAGAACCTTTAGCCGCTGCAATTGAAATACTGGACCAAGTTCATATTAAACCAAGTACAAAGGTTGCCGTAATTGGAGATGGTAGATTATCATTTATGATTTCTCAAGTAGTTGCACTAACAGGAGCAGATTTAACCATAATTGGAAAACATAGTGACAAGTTAGAAAACTTTAAAGCATTTGCTAAAACAACAACTAGTACAGATGATAGCTATGAAATAGTTATAGAGGCAACGGGTAGTCCATCAGGATTTGATACAGCTAAAAAAATTACTAGAAAACAAGGGGTTATAGTTGTGAAAAGCACCTATGCCAATAATATAAATATTGACCTAAGCTATTTTGTAGTAAATGAAATTACCATTAAAGGTAGTAGATGTGGTCCTTTTAAGCCGGCTTTATCATTATTGGAAAAAGGATATGTAAATTTTCCTAATATTAAATTTTTTAAATTAGAAGAATTTGAAGAAGCTTTTAAATCAAAAGAATTTAAAATTGGGTTTAGAATAAAATAA
- a CDS encoding ABC transporter permease produces the protein MKVLRRFFLKIFGDEKRQAITIPIFSILLSLVAGAIILAVLGKNPFSALYNLLRGSGLAPKLRYAGSKGMITDFASFLNSLTPMIFGALAVAVALKGGLFNIGVSGQMLASGFIATIVIGYSGLNAYIAKPLVIIIGIVVGGLVGGLIGFLKYKFNINEVVASIMINYIVQYTTSFFINTRYIDPVSRQSVAVSSESRLTLMNTQVGNYRMDIPLGIILAIVVVFVIKFLIDKTNLGFEIKAVGSSRSGAKYIGIPVGSRIVTVMVISGALAGLAGVTYFLGYFGSIQPKVLPSLGFDAIAVALLGNSNPIGIIFSSFVINIISEGSAYMSSQAGIEQEISSVITGIILLFSACGAYIKYRLSKSKDKLEEEKKEVKNNG, from the coding sequence TTGAAGGTATTAAGAAGGTTCTTTTTAAAAATTTTTGGAGATGAAAAAAGACAAGCTATTACTATTCCCATATTCTCTATTTTACTAAGTCTAGTTGCAGGTGCTATAATTCTTGCAGTTTTAGGGAAAAATCCTTTTTCAGCCTTATATAATTTACTTCGAGGTTCAGGACTTGCTCCAAAATTAAGATATGCCGGAAGTAAAGGAATGATAACAGACTTTGCCAGTTTCTTAAATTCTTTAACACCAATGATATTTGGAGCTTTAGCAGTGGCGGTAGCTTTAAAGGGTGGTTTATTTAATATAGGTGTTTCCGGACAAATGCTAGCCTCAGGTTTTATAGCGACTATAGTAATAGGTTATTCTGGACTTAATGCCTATATAGCAAAGCCCTTAGTTATTATTATAGGAATAGTAGTTGGTGGACTAGTCGGTGGTTTAATAGGATTTTTAAAGTATAAATTCAATATAAATGAAGTAGTAGCATCTATAATGATTAACTATATAGTACAATATACAACAAGCTTTTTTATTAATACCAGATATATTGACCCGGTATCTAGACAATCAGTTGCAGTATCCAGTGAGTCCAGGTTAACATTAATGAATACACAAGTAGGAAATTATAGAATGGATATACCCCTTGGAATTATATTAGCTATTGTTGTTGTTTTTGTAATAAAATTCTTAATCGATAAGACAAACTTAGGATTTGAAATTAAGGCAGTCGGTTCAAGTAGAAGTGGAGCTAAATATATAGGAATTCCTGTTGGTTCAAGAATAGTAACTGTAATGGTTATATCAGGAGCCTTAGCCGGACTAGCTGGAGTTACATATTTTTTAGGCTACTTTGGTTCCATTCAACCAAAAGTTTTACCAAGTCTTGGTTTTGATGCTATTGCAGTAGCATTACTGGGAAACAGTAATCCAATAGGAATAATATTTTCCTCATTTGTAATTAATATCATAAGTGAAGGTAGTGCATATATGAGCTCACAAGCAGGAATAGAACAGGAAATATCTTCTGTTATTACAGGTATTATTCTTTTATTTAGTGCCTGTGGAGCATATATAAAATATCGTTTATCAAAATCTAAGGATAAA